In Novosphingobium sp., the genomic window CGCCGATCCGCAATATCGGCGGCGGAATGCAGCGCAATGGCATCCCAGACCAGCGCTGTCCTGTCCTCCGGATAGTCATGGGCGTGAAGGAAGCGCGCGGCGGCATCCGCGCCATCCACCTCAAAACGCTTGTCGGCGCCATGTTGATGAGACAGGCCCAGATCGTGAAGCAGCGAGGCGATATAAACCACCTCGCGGTCGAACCTCATCTCCCGCTTTCGGGCGAGGAATTCCGCGAACCAATAGGTACGGTGGACGTGATTGAGCAGGACCGGGGCATGGGCCTGTGCGGCGAGGGCAGCAGCCTTGCGGGCAAGGTCAGAATCCGGCGCGATGATACCACCAATCGTGACTGCAGATAAGCTCATGACGCGTTCCTCGGGCAATTGGATTTGCAAGATTCCGCCCAGATGGTTCGACCATGCTCTGGCAACAATGACAATCAGCCCTCGTTTTCAGACAGCCGATAGAGGGAGATCATGCTCCCTGATCACGCCCTCGCCCAAAGCGGCTGCGATAGTCTTGCGGCGATATGCCATGGGCCCGCACAAAGGCCCTCCGCAACCTTTCGTCATCGCCAAAGCCGGTGAGTCCAGCGATCCGCTGGACAGCTTCACCAGTGGCTTCCAGCAGACGCCGCGCCGCATCAACGCGCAGCTTTTCCACAGCGCGAGCCGGACTTTCACCAGTTTCCTCAAGATAAACACGGGCAAAATTGCGCGGGCTCATAACGGCAACCTTGGCCAGGGCTGGAACGGAGAGATCCTTGTCCAGATTGGCGCGGATCCAGTCATGAAGCCTATCGAAGCGTCCACGCACATCGCTGATCTGCCTGCGCAATTCGACGCTGAATTGGGATTGTCCTCCGGGACGCTTCAGGAACAGGACCAGCATCCGGGCCACATTCAAGGCCGTGCCATGCCCGAAATCCTCCTCGATCATGGCCAGAGCCATATCGATCCCCGCCGATACGCCGGCCGAAGTCCAGATGCGACCCGAGGTCACAAAGATCGCATCCGGCCGCACCGTCACGGCCGGATGATCACGCGCCAGTTGATCGCAGGCAGACCAATGCGTCGTCGCCTCATGCCCATCCAGCGCGCCAAGTTCAGCCAGAATGAGCGCCCCGGTACAAATGGATCCGAGCCGCCGGGGTCGCCCGAGGAACCTCGCTAGACCATCGCGCAGCTGCGCCCTGGCTTCTGCCGGAGCCGTCACCTCTCCACCGGCCACCAACAGCGTATCGGTTTCGCGCATCATGGCATCCTCGAGCCTCAGCGTCGGCAGCGCAATACCGACATCCGTATCTACCATCCCACCGCCGATGGAGGCCAAGAGCACCTGATAGGCAGCATGGCCATCCTCCGCCCGGACTTCCGCGAAAGCCTGCATCGGCCCCGTCACATCGAGCAACTTGGCACCTTCATAGGTCACGATCACGATCTTGCGCGCCGCCGCCTGGTCAGATGCATCCATTGCCATGCTTTGATTATGCTCCACTGGCATTATGGTGTTTTGCGATTACCCCTGATGACCCGTTGCCTGAGCCTTTCGGTGTCGCACAAAGCCATCTTCCGCAGGCGGTTGTGGCATTTGATACGATCCCGATAACGCATGGATCAATTTCATCAAGAGATAGGTTCAATCAGCCAAGGCCGCTGACATAGCGGCCGTTCAGGTGCATATTGCGGCTCCCTGACAGCGGCCCTTGGTTCATCTTGCCTCTACTCATATTTCGCTGGAGGCGAAAACTTCAAGGGCAACTATTCAATTTCGAGATGATCATGATTCCAATATTCAAGATGTTATGATATAAGTGAGCGGGGCGTGCGGCGTTATTACTTCGGGGGGCACTCGATGTCGGCATCGGCCGTTGCGGCGCCATCGGTAAGCACTGTTGCACTCTCATTGCGTCTCCTCACGGTCGCGACCGCGGCTGAAGCGCTCAAGCCGGACCATGGCCTTAGTCACATTGCCAGCACCGTGGGTGAGCTTTGGATTAGCCAGACGCCGCCGAATCCGCCGGGCTGGGTGACCTTCTTAGGTGGGGTGGCGCCGGACGTTGTCGGCATGCTGCGCACCCAATCCTGCTCAGCAGTGCTTTTCGTGGAGGTCGCCAAGCCCGCCAAGCATTTGTTCGCAATCTGCTTCGGACAGGGGCACCATTCCCTCGCCGACGGTGCGGTAGAGCGCGGGTTTGGGCTCAAGGTTACCCTGAGCCAGGTGGCGCGTGACCAGCTCCGGACGATCGACAGTGCGGCACTAGATTCGACGGTCATGCAACGCCGCACCCAAGCAAGCCGCAACGCTCACCTGGTCGCCTTTGAGATCGACACCAACCGTGAGCTGGTCCGTCTCGCCTCGGGCGTCCCCAAATCGGGTGACTTTGCGAAGGCTCTCTCGGGTCGCGACGCGCTCGCTACCCGCGCGCAGATTGCACCGGGCAGCATCATTGCGTACTGCGAGCGCGCCCTGGCGATCTACCAAACCAAGGCCTACCGCCGCGACTTTCCCTTCGTCGACCATGTTGAGCTGGTCACCGACCGGACCAGGTGCGCCGAGCTCGACGCCTTGGCTTATGCACAACTGGCAGCGTTGGTCGCGGGCGGAGCCTCGGACCTTCACCTTGCCATTCCCGATATCCTCTCCCCGGGCAAAGAAGTCGAGATCGGCTATTTCGGCGCAGGCTTTGCCAAGGGCCATAAGCGCGCCTTTGCGCAACTCGCCATTGAGGATTATGTCGCCGAGCTCCAGCGCGGCGACTTTGCCTCGATCACTGATATGGCTGAGATAAAAGGCTCACATGAGATCTGCGTGATGACAGACGGGCAGGCCGACCGCACCCGCCGGCGTAAGGTCTATTCGTGCATAGTCTATGAAGCACAGCACAAGGGTGAGGCCTACGTCCTGTTTGACGGGCAATGGTATCTGGTCGACCGCGGCTTCTATGGTGAAATCGACAGGTCGTACAAGGCGCTCCTCGCACGACCGTTCGAAATGCAGACCACCGCCGTGAATGAGCGTGATTTTATCGGGCAGCTCCAGAGCCGGCCCGATCTATTGTGCCTCGACCAGACCCGCACTAATCCATACACGAAATATTGGATTAAAAGATTGAATAAATTGTGATATTTTCAAAGACTGGTATTTTCCGCCACGTCATGTTAATGCTTCATTGCCGAGATGTATGTCAAACTGACACACCATTAATGAAGGGTGCTCTCGGCATGTCCCAATTGCCTATCGAAGAGTCTAGTCAGCCCGCTCAGCGCTCACCCCGGCAACATCGACTTTTACGCGCGCACATGGTGTCAGACGATGGAAAATCCCAAGAAATTACCATCCGGAACATATCGGCGAAGGGGATCGGCGGCGTTCTCAGCAAGAAAACAGAGAAAGTAGGAGACAAGGTAACTATTTTCCTGGCGCATGGTTCTAGTTTCACTGTGGTTCTTCGCTGGATTAAGGGGAAAGCCTTCGGGATGAAGCTTGATTTTGAGGTTAGTACGGCGACTCTTGACCATCTAGTTACAAGTAAAAGGACCAATCCAGCGCCCGAGGCTGGCAATGATTCTTGGGAAGTGAGCCGATTCTATCGTGCCTATGCATCACACATTCCCCGAGCCGACCCAAGCCGTCTGCGGCGCATCTAGACCACATGGCCGGCTGAGGCAGGAGAGTTAGCAGTACAGAGGTCGCATGTTGCCAACATGTGTTCTAGGTGCTTTCATCGCATATCGCCCCGCGATATTGGCGACTATCGCTCTGCAGACCATTATGCCTGGGAGGCTGACAAACATCGCTATCGGGCTTGGAGGGATACTGGCTACGCTGAACATGAGGAGCGTGCTACTCTTTGGGACGATTGGCATGGTTACTGAAAGATAGGGCTAGAACAGAACTGTCTCACCGCCGAACACATTGCCATTGCCGCTGAGGTCATGTCGGGTAGATCGCCCAGCATGCAGTGAGTGGCTCAGGTGCATTGCAAATATGATGCACCGAGCGGCGCAACCGATTGCCTTTCAATTTCAGCTCTTCTCAATTCACTCTAACGCTGTAATCAAAGGGGGGCAGGCTTCCTACTCCGGGTCTGTGCTATGCATCCGGGCGCTGCGACCTCTGTCCGGATGCATAGCTTCCGGTGACATCGGTTTTTCGACAGACCGCTGGTGATCCTGGGAGAGTTGGCTCAGTCTCGAAGGAGTTGCGGGGTTATTTCCGAGCCAACCTTATTCATTTAGAGCAGATCCTCTCGATGCGAAGGATGCACGATGAGCTCAAAGATGCTGATCATTCTTGAATTGGTGCTGCTTGCGACACTCGTGGCTCTGGTGACAGCGGTCAGCATCTGGCCTCCTATTTAGGGCGAGCAACCACTTGGCCAACCGCTATCAGGCTGACGCGTCGCTCAACATCGCAAACGGTAGGTCCTGCTGGCGCCGCGAAGCGCACGATGCCAACCGACGCGCCCCCGCTTGGATCGGTGGCCTGGGCGGGGAATTAGCGTTTAGCCGTGCAAGCCTGCCGATGGGCTGAACAGCTATGCGCTGGAACAGACATGCAATTTCTTCGCTTGTCCGATACTTGCGTATTTTAACGTATCTCGAACCCGAAAAAACACACGAGTAACACTATGAAAATGGACATCCTCCCAAACAGCAAGGCGGCGGCAACTCTTTTTACGGAGAGCAAAAAGGGCGTAATTTTACCCATTTTCGATGATGCTTTCGAGAGTTGCGCCAAGGTTCTCAAGAAAATGCCGCCACCAGAGGATGGCAGTAAATTGTGGATCGAGTGCATGGGGCAGAAATTCGATGCTGCCTGGGTTGAAGCCCATTTCAGGCCAGACCTCGATATTGAAACAGAGTGATCGGCGGGCTTCAGGCCCCTTCGCCCGCTCCGGGGGGAATTGCTGTTCCACCTGCTCAGCAAACTCTCTGAGAAGACCTCTGTAATCATCACCACTAGCCTGGCCTGTAAGGTTGACGATCTAGCGGGACATCTTTGATGCTGCTGATTGGCAGCCAG contains:
- a CDS encoding HD domain-containing protein, giving the protein MSLSAVTIGGIIAPDSDLARKAAALAAQAHAPVLLNHVHRTYWFAEFLARKREMRFDREVVYIASLLHDLGLSHQHGADKRFEVDGADAAARFLHAHDYPEDRTALVWDAIALHSAADIADRREPEVALVHFGAHVDVMGLRMEEIPVQLIDDTLSLYPRLGFKEAFTSALAEIARTKPHTAIGTGLADIGRRLVPGLDIPNVCDLLLGAPFES
- a CDS encoding DJ-1/PfpI family protein → MEHNQSMAMDASDQAAARKIVIVTYEGAKLLDVTGPMQAFAEVRAEDGHAAYQVLLASIGGGMVDTDVGIALPTLRLEDAMMRETDTLLVAGGEVTAPAEARAQLRDGLARFLGRPRRLGSICTGALILAELGALDGHEATTHWSACDQLARDHPAVTVRPDAIFVTSGRIWTSAGVSAGIDMALAMIEEDFGHGTALNVARMLVLFLKRPGGQSQFSVELRRQISDVRGRFDRLHDWIRANLDKDLSVPALAKVAVMSPRNFARVYLEETGESPARAVEKLRVDAARRLLEATGEAVQRIAGLTGFGDDERLRRAFVRAHGISPQDYRSRFGRGRDQGA
- a CDS encoding DUF6119 family protein — protein: MSASAVAAPSVSTVALSLRLLTVATAAEALKPDHGLSHIASTVGELWISQTPPNPPGWVTFLGGVAPDVVGMLRTQSCSAVLFVEVAKPAKHLFAICFGQGHHSLADGAVERGFGLKVTLSQVARDQLRTIDSAALDSTVMQRRTQASRNAHLVAFEIDTNRELVRLASGVPKSGDFAKALSGRDALATRAQIAPGSIIAYCERALAIYQTKAYRRDFPFVDHVELVTDRTRCAELDALAYAQLAALVAGGASDLHLAIPDILSPGKEVEIGYFGAGFAKGHKRAFAQLAIEDYVAELQRGDFASITDMAEIKGSHEICVMTDGQADRTRRRKVYSCIVYEAQHKGEAYVLFDGQWYLVDRGFYGEIDRSYKALLARPFEMQTTAVNERDFIGQLQSRPDLLCLDQTRTNPYTKYWIKRLNKL